A stretch of the Vitis riparia cultivar Riparia Gloire de Montpellier isolate 1030 chromosome 13, EGFV_Vit.rip_1.0, whole genome shotgun sequence genome encodes the following:
- the LOC117927896 gene encoding uncharacterized protein LOC117927896, with amino-acid sequence MWLRVEGFKDLVRRWWTGYTFSGSFSHILACKLKALKQDLKTWNREVLGNVFSNKEAALSQIGYWDAKESDLGLSPEEAEARRRAVEDFSKWATMEEVSWRQKSQQPWLKGDENSRLFHKMANARRRRNYLIAIKVNGRRLTKEEVVKEEVLISFQRVLSRIDEWRPSISELAFSVLDREEASVLENPFSE; translated from the coding sequence atgtggttgAGAGTGGAAGGGTTCAAAGATCTGGTGAGGAGATGGTGGACAGGCTACACTTTTAGTGGCTCTTTTAGCCACATCTTAGCCTGCAAGCTAAAGGCATTGAAGCAAGATCTCAAAACCTGGAACAGAGAGGTTCTTGGGAATGTTTTCTCCAATAAAGAGGCTGCCCTCTCTCAGATTGGTTATTGGGATGCCAAAGAAAGTGATTTGGGACTTTCCCCTGAAGAGGCGGAGGCTAGAAGAAGGGCTGTGGAGGATTTCAGTAAGTGGGCAACTATGGAAGAGGTTTCATGGAGGCAGAAATCTCAGCAGCCATGGCTGAAAGGTGATGAAAATTCTCGGCTTTTCCACAAGATGGCTAATGCTCGGAGGAGGAGGAACTATTTGATTGCCATCAAAGTGAATGGAAGACGGTTGACAAAGGAAGAAGTGGTAAAGGAAGAGGTGTTAATCTCTTTCCAAAGAGTTTTGTCAAGGATTGATGAGTGGAGGCCAAGCATCAGTGAGCTGGCCTTTTCGGTTCTGGACAGAGAAGAAGCGAGTGTGCTGGAGAATCCTTTTTCTGAATAA
- the LOC117928973 gene encoding N-terminal acetyltransferase A complex catalytic subunit NAA10, translated as MVCIRKATIDDLLAMQACNLLCLPENYQMKYYLYHILSWPQLLYVAEDYNGRIVGYVLAKMEEESSECHGHITSLAVLRTHRKLGLATKLMTAAQNAMEQVFGAEYVSLHVRKSNRAAFNLYTETLGYKIHDVEAKYYADGEDAYDMRKQLKGKQVGHHHHHHHHHHHHHGGGCCGGEPKLVETKGEAKAEAKAE; from the coding sequence ATGGTTTGCATACGCAAAGCGACTATCGACGACCTCCTTGCAATGCAAGCCTGCAATCTCCTCTGCCTCCCAGAGAACTACCAGATGAAGTACTACCTCTACCACATCCTCTCGTGGCCACAGCTCCTCTACGTCGCCGAAGATTACAACGGCCGCATCGTCGGCTACGTGCTCGCTAAGATGGAGGAGGAAAGCTCCGAGTGCCACGGCCACATCACCTCCCTGGCCGTGCTCCGGACGCACCGCAAACTCGGCCTGGCCACCAAGCTTATGACTGCCGCGCAAAACGCCATGGAGCAGGTGTTCGGGGCCGAGTACGTCTCGCTACATGTGCGGAAGAGTAATAGGGCAGCGTTTAATTTGTATACGGAGACCCTGGGCTATAAGATTCATGATGTGGAGGCGAAATATTATGCGGATGGTGAGGATGCGTATGATATGAGGAAGCAGCTTAAAGGAAAGCAAGTTGGccaccaccatcatcatcatcatcaccatcaccaccatCACGGAGGTGGATGTTGCGGTGGAGAACCGAAGCTCGTGGAGACGAAGGGAGAGGCAAAGGCTGAGGCGAAAGCAGAGTGA